In a single window of the Raphanus sativus cultivar WK10039 chromosome 9, ASM80110v3, whole genome shotgun sequence genome:
- the LOC108825125 gene encoding probable polyol transporter 3, protein IAGVGVGSALMFAPLYSAEIASASHRGFLTSLPELCISLGILLGYVSNYCFGKLALKLGWRLMLGIAAIPSVILAFGILKMPESPRWLVMQGRLEDAKKIMVLISNTEEEAEERFRDILAAAELEEDRAVGSDVWRELVINPRPAVRLILIAAVGIHFFEHATGIEAVVLYSPKIFQKAGVTSKDKLLLATVGVGLTKAVFIVIATFLLDKVGRRKLLLTSTGGMVFASTSLAIGLTMVHRFGRLLWALKLNIVSAYTFVAFFSIGLGPITWVYSSEIFPLRLRAQGASIGVAVNRIMNATVSMSFLSIMKTITMGGVFFMFAGIAVVAWWFFFFMLPETKGLPLEEIEKLFGGGDARGAREGLEIQAKRVNNKI, encoded by the coding sequence ATCGCCGGAGTTGGTGTAGGGTCTGCTCTAATGTTTGCTCCGCTTTACTCCGCCGAGATAGCCTCTGCTTCACACAGAGGCTTTCTCACTTCGCTCCCTGAGCTTTGTATTAGTCTAGGGATCTTACTAGGCTATGTCTCGAATTACTGTTTCGGGAAACTGGCGTTGAAACTCGGCTGGAGATTGATGCTTGGAATCGCAGCGATTCCTTCAGTGATATTAGCGTTTGGGATTTTGAAAATGCCTGAATCTCCGAGGTGGCTTGTGATGCAAGGTAGGTTAGAAGATGCCAAGAAAATCATGGTTTTGATATCCAACACCGAAGAGGAAGCTGAAGAACGCTTCAGAGACATTTTAGCGGCCGCAGAGTTAGAGGAAGATAGAGCGGTTGGCAGCGATGTATGGAGAGAACTGGTGATAAACCCTAGACCCGCGGTGCGTTTGATCTTGATCGCGGCCGTGGGGATACATTTTTTCGAGCACGCGACTGGGATCGAAGCCGTCGTTTTGTACAGCCCGAAGATCTTTCAGAAAGCTGGAGTGACTTCAAAGGACAAGCTATTACTAGCCACGGTCGGTGTAGGTTTAACTAAGGCTGTTTTTATAGTAATAGCTACTTTCTTGCTGGACAAGGTAGGTCGGAGAAAGCTTCTGTTGACGAGTACGGGTGGTATGGTCTTTGCGTCGACCAGTTTGGCAATTGGTCTCACGATGGTTCACCGTTTCGGGAGGTTATTGTGGGCCTTGAAGTTGAACATCGTCTCTGCGTACACGTTTGTAGCGTTTTTCTCGATTGGGCTTGGGCCTATAACGTGGGTGTACAGCTCTGAGATATTCCCGTTGAGACTTAGGGCTCAGGGAGCGAGCATAGGCGTTGCGGTTAATAGGATCATGAACGCAACGGTCTCTATGAGTTTTCTGTCAATAATGAAGACGATCACTATGGGAGGTGTGTTCTTCATGTTCGCTGGAATCGCGGTTGTAGCGTGgtggttcttcttctttatgttGCCGGAGACGAAAGGATTGCCATTGGAAGAGATTGAGAAACTTTTTGGTGGTGGAGATGCTCGTGGTGCTCGCGAGGGATTAGAGATTCAAGCTAAGAGAGTCAATAATAAGATTTGA